Proteins encoded by one window of Streptomyces sp. LX-29:
- a CDS encoding class E sortase, with product MPSRPNRGARGRIATAVGVFGELLITVGVLLALFVVYSLWWTNVLADREARKQGDRVRKQWAQGPGGLDTKDGIGFLHVPALKEGEILVKKGTSTGVLNNGVAGFYTEPVKSAMPWEKTGNFTLAAHRDGHGAKFHNIHRLDDGDPMVFETRDTWYVYKVFAKLDETSKFDVGVLNPVPEGSGRKKPGRYLTLSTCTPVYTSKYRYIVWGELVRTEKVDADRTPPAELR from the coding sequence GTGCCCTCGCGCCCGAACCGTGGCGCCCGGGGCCGGATCGCCACCGCCGTCGGCGTCTTCGGTGAGCTGCTGATCACCGTCGGTGTGCTGCTCGCGCTCTTCGTCGTCTACTCCCTGTGGTGGACCAACGTGCTCGCCGACCGCGAGGCCAGGAAGCAGGGCGACCGGGTGCGCAAGCAGTGGGCCCAGGGCCCCGGCGGCCTCGACACCAAGGACGGCATCGGCTTCCTCCACGTACCGGCGTTGAAGGAGGGCGAGATCCTGGTCAAGAAGGGCACCTCGACCGGCGTCCTCAACAACGGCGTGGCGGGCTTCTACACCGAGCCGGTGAAGTCCGCGATGCCGTGGGAGAAGACGGGCAACTTCACCCTGGCCGCCCACCGGGACGGGCACGGCGCGAAGTTCCACAACATCCACCGGCTGGACGACGGCGATCCGATGGTCTTCGAGACCCGCGACACCTGGTACGTCTACAAGGTCTTCGCGAAGCTCGACGAGACCTCGAAGTTCGACGTCGGCGTGCTGAACCCGGTCCCCGAGGGCTCGGGCAGGAAGAAGCCCGGCCGCTACCTCACCCTCTCGACCTGCACCCCGGTCTACACCTCGAAGTACCGCTACATCGTCTGGGGCGAGCTGGTGCGCACCGAGAAGGTCGACGCCGACCGCACGCCGCCCGCGGAGCTGCGCTAG
- a CDS encoding peptidylprolyl isomerase has protein sequence MAEELYATLKTNQGDIQIRLLPNHAPKTVRNFVELAKGEREWINPETGAKTTEKLYDGTIFHRVISGFMIQGGDPLGNGTGGPGYKFADEFHPDLAFTKPYLLAMANAGPGTNGSQFFVTVAPTTWLTGKHTIFGEVADEASKKVVDAIAGAQTNPRTDRPVNDVVIQSVVVETREG, from the coding sequence GTGGCTGAGGAGCTCTACGCCACCCTGAAGACCAACCAGGGCGACATCCAGATCCGGCTGCTGCCGAATCACGCGCCCAAGACGGTCCGGAACTTCGTCGAGCTCGCCAAGGGCGAGCGCGAGTGGATCAACCCGGAGACCGGTGCGAAGACCACGGAGAAGCTGTACGACGGCACGATCTTCCACCGTGTCATCAGCGGCTTCATGATCCAGGGCGGTGACCCGCTGGGAAACGGCACCGGTGGCCCGGGCTACAAGTTCGCGGACGAGTTCCACCCGGACCTGGCCTTCACCAAGCCGTACCTGCTGGCCATGGCCAACGCCGGCCCGGGCACCAACGGCTCGCAGTTCTTCGTCACCGTGGCGCCGACCACCTGGCTGACCGGCAAGCACACCATCTTCGGCGAGGTCGCCGACGAGGCCAGCAAGAAGGTCGTGGACGCCATCGCGGGCGCCCAGACCAACCCGCGCACCGACCGCCCGGTGAACGACGTCGTCATCCAGAGCGTCGTCGTGGAGACCCGCGAGGGCTGA
- a CDS encoding aminodeoxychorismate/anthranilate synthase component II translates to MSARILVVDNYDSFVFNLVQYLYQLGAECEVLRNDEVSTAHAQDGFDGVLLSPGPGAPEQAGVCVEMVRHCADTGVPVFGVCLGMQSMAVAYGGVVDRAPELLHGKTSPVTHEGAGVFRGLPSPFTATRYHSLAAEPSALPDELEVTARTADGIIMGLRHRELPVEGVQFHPESVLTEWGHLMLANWLAMCGDTGAVERSAGLAPVVGTAGGKADE, encoded by the coding sequence ATGAGCGCGCGCATCCTGGTCGTGGACAACTACGACAGCTTCGTCTTCAACCTCGTCCAGTACCTCTACCAACTCGGTGCCGAGTGCGAGGTGCTGCGCAACGACGAGGTCTCCACCGCGCACGCGCAGGACGGCTTCGACGGCGTGCTGCTGTCGCCCGGCCCCGGCGCCCCGGAACAGGCGGGCGTCTGCGTGGAGATGGTGCGGCACTGCGCCGACACCGGCGTCCCGGTCTTCGGCGTCTGCCTGGGCATGCAGTCCATGGCGGTGGCCTACGGCGGGGTCGTGGACCGCGCCCCCGAGCTGCTGCACGGCAAGACCTCGCCGGTCACCCACGAGGGCGCCGGGGTCTTCCGGGGCCTGCCCTCCCCGTTCACCGCCACCCGCTACCACTCGCTGGCCGCCGAGCCGTCCGCGCTGCCGGACGAGCTGGAGGTCACCGCGCGGACCGCCGACGGCATCATCATGGGGCTGCGCCACCGTGAACTTCCGGTCGAGGGTGTGCAGTTCCACCCCGAGTCGGTGCTCACCGAGTGGGGTCACCTGATGCTGGCCAACTGGCTGGCCATGTGCGGGGACACCGGGGCGGTGGAGCGGTCCGCGGGGCTGGCGCCCGTGGTCGGCACGGCGGGCGGCAAGGCCGACGAGTGA
- a CDS encoding rhomboid family intramembrane serine protease gives MEDQAVCCYRHPDRETGISCTRCERPICPECMISASVGFQCPECVSGGHAAGATAASGIAGTSGRSYRTAARPRTIAGGAISDDPRLITKILLAINVAVWIAVLAVGDRLLNDLVLVGAFPPEPFAREGVAEGEWYRLVTAMFLHEQPMHIAFNMLSLWWLGPPLEAALGRARFLALYLLSGLGGSALTYLLADQTQASLGASGAIFGLLGATAVLMRRLNYDMRPVIALLALNLLFTFTWSNIAWQAHIGGLIAGTLVAYGMVHAPRDRRDLVQAVTCAVVLLGIVVMICVRTLELTH, from the coding sequence ATGGAAGACCAGGCGGTCTGCTGCTACCGGCACCCGGACCGGGAGACCGGCATCAGCTGCACGCGCTGTGAGCGGCCGATCTGCCCCGAGTGCATGATCTCCGCTTCGGTCGGCTTCCAGTGCCCCGAGTGCGTCAGCGGCGGCCACGCCGCGGGGGCCACGGCGGCGTCCGGCATCGCGGGGACCAGCGGGCGTTCGTACCGCACGGCCGCGCGGCCGCGCACCATAGCCGGCGGCGCGATCAGCGACGACCCGCGGTTGATCACCAAGATCCTGCTGGCGATCAACGTCGCGGTGTGGATCGCGGTGCTGGCCGTCGGCGACCGGCTGCTGAACGACCTGGTGCTGGTCGGCGCCTTCCCCCCGGAGCCCTTCGCGCGCGAGGGTGTCGCCGAGGGCGAGTGGTACCGGCTGGTCACGGCGATGTTCCTGCACGAACAGCCGATGCACATCGCCTTCAACATGCTCTCTCTGTGGTGGCTGGGTCCGCCGCTGGAGGCCGCGCTCGGCCGCGCCCGCTTCCTCGCCCTCTACCTGCTCTCCGGCCTGGGCGGCAGCGCGCTCACCTATCTTCTGGCCGACCAGACGCAGGCATCCCTGGGCGCCTCCGGCGCGATCTTCGGGCTGCTCGGAGCCACCGCGGTGCTGATGCGCCGGCTCAACTACGACATGCGGCCGGTCATCGCGCTGCTGGCGCTGAACCTGCTCTTCACCTTCACCTGGTCCAACATCGCCTGGCAGGCGCACATCGGCGGTCTGATCGCCGGCACGCTGGTGGCCTACGGGATGGTGCACGCCCCGCGCGACCGCCGCGACCTGGTGCAGGCCGTGACCTGCGCGGTGGTGCTGCTGGGCATCGTGGTGATGATCTGTGTCCGCACCCTGGAGCTCACGCACTGA
- a CDS encoding class E sortase — translation MSVRLVVRALSELCITVGAVLVLFVGYVLYWSGVRADAAMDEQLDRLRDRWSTGAVATSPEPRRRPYAPGEPFAAMYVPRFGADWVKPVLEGTSPGTLAKGLGHYPRTARLGERGNFAVAGHRRTHGDPFKDFPRLRPGDAVVLSDGTTWYTYRVDRRPYRTRPSDTAVLDPVPAASGHRRSGRYLTLTTCDPEWGHSHRLIAWAHLDATAPVGAGKPDALRS, via the coding sequence ATGTCGGTGCGGCTGGTCGTCAGGGCGCTCAGCGAGCTGTGCATCACGGTCGGCGCCGTGCTCGTGCTCTTCGTCGGCTACGTCCTCTACTGGAGCGGGGTGCGCGCGGACGCCGCCATGGACGAGCAGCTGGACCGGTTACGGGACCGCTGGTCGACCGGCGCGGTCGCCACCTCCCCCGAGCCGCGACGGCGGCCCTACGCTCCCGGCGAGCCCTTCGCCGCCATGTACGTCCCCCGCTTCGGCGCCGACTGGGTGAAGCCCGTGCTGGAGGGCACGTCCCCCGGAACCCTCGCCAAGGGGCTCGGTCACTACCCGCGCACCGCGCGGCTCGGCGAGCGGGGAAACTTCGCGGTGGCCGGTCACCGGCGCACCCACGGCGACCCGTTCAAGGACTTCCCCCGGCTGCGCCCCGGTGACGCCGTGGTGCTCAGTGACGGCACCACCTGGTACACCTACCGCGTCGACCGCCGGCCGTACCGCACCCGGCCCAGCGACACCGCCGTCCTCGACCCGGTGCCGGCCGCCTCCGGCCACCGGCGGTCCGGCCGCTATCTGACGCTCACCACCTGCGACCCGGAGTGGGGCCACAGCCACCGGCTGATCGCCTGGGCCCACCTGGACGCCACGGCGCCGGTCGGCGCGGGCAAGCCGGACGCTTTGCGCAGCTGA
- the crgA gene encoding cell division protein CrgA, whose translation MPKSRIRKKDDYTPPSSSKQATTINLSSGRSWVAPLMLAMFLIGLAWIVVFYVTTGDMPIKAFGNWNIVVGFGFIAAGFVVSTQWK comes from the coding sequence GTGCCGAAGTCACGGATCCGCAAGAAGGACGACTACACACCGCCGTCCTCGTCGAAGCAGGCGACCACCATCAACCTCAGCAGCGGTCGCAGCTGGGTCGCGCCGCTGATGCTGGCGATGTTCCTGATCGGCCTGGCCTGGATCGTCGTCTTCTACGTGACTACCGGGGACATGCCGATCAAGGCGTTCGGGAACTGGAACATCGTGGTCGGATTCGGCTTCATCGCGGCCGGTTTCGTCGTCTCCACCCAGTGGAAATAG
- a CDS encoding DUF881 domain-containing protein produces MSNSADSPTPSPRRPSFRPVRLLTVAVFALAGLIFWISFNTAKGTDLRSDESMLRLSDLIQERSRKNAKLDDSTARVRDQVDALTRGADEGGSKAAQARLKQLEGAAGTRPLSGSGLSVTLNDAPPNATPRIPGVPDPQPNDLVIHQQDLQAVVNALWQGGAEGIQVMDQRLISTSAVRCVGNTLILQGRLYSPPYKVTAVGDPEKLREALSASPAIQNYRQYVEAYGLGWKVDNEDAVTLPGYSGTVELHEAQPLK; encoded by the coding sequence TTGAGCAATTCCGCTGACTCCCCCACCCCGAGCCCGCGCCGCCCCTCCTTCCGGCCCGTACGGCTGCTGACCGTCGCCGTGTTCGCCCTCGCCGGTCTGATCTTCTGGATCAGCTTCAACACCGCCAAGGGCACCGATCTGCGCAGCGACGAATCGATGCTGCGGCTGTCGGACCTCATCCAGGAGCGCAGCCGCAAGAACGCCAAGCTGGACGACTCCACGGCGCGGGTGCGCGACCAGGTGGACGCCCTGACCCGCGGCGCCGACGAGGGTGGTTCCAAGGCGGCCCAGGCCCGGCTCAAGCAGCTGGAGGGCGCGGCGGGCACCCGCCCGCTGAGCGGGTCGGGGCTGAGCGTCACCCTCAACGACGCCCCGCCGAACGCCACCCCCCGGATCCCCGGGGTGCCCGACCCGCAACCCAACGACCTCGTCATCCACCAGCAGGACCTCCAGGCCGTGGTCAACGCCCTGTGGCAGGGCGGCGCCGAGGGCATCCAGGTGATGGACCAGCGGCTGATCTCCACCAGCGCGGTGCGCTGCGTCGGCAACACCCTGATCCTCCAGGGCCGGCTGTACTCGCCGCCGTACAAGGTGACCGCGGTCGGCGATCCGGAGAAGCTGCGCGAAGCGCTGAGCGCCTCGCCGGCGATCCAGAACTACCGGCAGTACGTCGAGGCGTACGGCCTCGGCTGGAAGGTCGACAACGAGGACGCCGTGACGCTGCCGGGCTACTCGGGCACAGTGGAACTCCACGAGGCGCAGCCTCTGAAGTAG
- a CDS encoding class E sortase, which produces MTALRPEREGAPHGAPRPVPYPPDVPDVRGGYEDEDAAFVAAVEGLEDPLNDPLPTAEPPGTAPDAATTSGVGYGSYASLQVAQPLRDDETMMLRVADVTDVVAAGRTPPPADATAVLRRIEAEPADPRPTDPEPADPRPAAPKPATPKSPASRPSSAGAPTEPAAEDGTTVLRRVEPESAAEATTVLRRVESEPPRGAGEERAASPKAAGPVAEGRAARRRAAQEAARRGRRGRGPRGTPEAAPRPRGRAETAGAGPPRTRMEARQAARARRAGPGVIISRLVGELFITVGVLMLLFVTYQLWWSNIRAHQLANGAANNLHEKWDRGDRDPGVFSPGEGFAIIYIPKLDVKAPIAEGIDKHKVLDRGMVGHYADGRLKTAMPWDEKGNFAVAGHRNTHGEPFRYINRLRPGDKIVVETQRAFFTYEMRSILPQTPPSNTGVIDPVPAGSGFRSPGRYITLTTCTPEFTSTYRMIVWGKMVDERPRSEGKPDALVG; this is translated from the coding sequence GTGACCGCACTCCGCCCCGAGCGCGAGGGCGCCCCGCACGGCGCCCCGCGGCCCGTCCCGTACCCGCCCGACGTCCCGGACGTCCGCGGTGGCTACGAGGACGAGGACGCCGCGTTCGTGGCGGCCGTCGAGGGCCTTGAGGACCCGCTGAACGACCCGCTGCCGACGGCGGAGCCGCCGGGCACGGCGCCCGACGCCGCCACCACGAGCGGAGTGGGCTACGGGTCGTATGCGTCGCTCCAGGTGGCACAGCCGCTGCGGGACGACGAGACGATGATGCTGCGCGTGGCCGACGTGACCGACGTGGTCGCCGCCGGTCGGACGCCGCCGCCGGCCGACGCGACCGCGGTGCTCCGCAGGATCGAGGCGGAGCCCGCCGACCCGCGGCCCACCGACCCCGAGCCCGCCGACCCCCGGCCCGCCGCTCCGAAGCCCGCCACCCCGAAGTCTCCCGCGTCGAGGCCCTCCTCCGCGGGCGCGCCCACGGAGCCGGCGGCCGAGGACGGGACGACGGTGCTGCGGCGGGTCGAGCCGGAGTCCGCGGCCGAGGCGACCACCGTGCTCCGCAGGGTCGAGTCGGAGCCCCCGCGCGGGGCGGGAGAAGAGCGTGCGGCGTCGCCGAAGGCCGCGGGGCCGGTCGCCGAGGGGCGGGCCGCCCGCCGCAGGGCCGCCCAGGAGGCCGCCCGCCGCGGCAGACGCGGGCGCGGCCCGCGCGGGACGCCGGAAGCGGCGCCGCGGCCGCGGGGCCGCGCGGAGACCGCCGGTGCGGGGCCGCCCCGCACTCGTATGGAGGCCAGACAGGCGGCGCGGGCGCGCAGGGCCGGCCCCGGTGTGATCATCAGCCGGCTGGTCGGCGAGCTGTTCATCACCGTCGGCGTGCTGATGCTGCTGTTCGTCACGTACCAGCTGTGGTGGAGCAACATACGAGCCCACCAGCTCGCCAACGGCGCGGCGAACAACCTCCACGAGAAGTGGGACCGGGGCGACCGGGACCCGGGTGTCTTCTCGCCCGGCGAGGGGTTCGCCATCATCTACATCCCGAAGCTCGATGTGAAGGCGCCCATCGCGGAGGGCATCGACAAGCACAAGGTCCTGGACCGCGGGATGGTCGGGCACTACGCCGACGGCCGGCTGAAGACCGCGATGCCGTGGGACGAGAAGGGGAACTTCGCCGTCGCCGGCCACCGCAACACCCATGGCGAGCCGTTCCGCTACATCAACCGGCTGCGGCCCGGCGACAAGATCGTCGTGGAGACCCAGCGGGCCTTCTTCACCTACGAGATGCGCAGCATCCTCCCGCAGACCCCGCCCTCGAACACCGGTGTCATCGACCCCGTGCCGGCGGGTTCCGGCTTCCGGAGCCCCGGCCGGTACATCACCCTGACCACGTGCACGCCGGAGTTCACCAGTACGTACCGAATGATCGTCTGGGGCAAGATGGTCGACGAGCGGCCGCGCAGCGAGGGCAAGCCGGACGCGCTCGTCGGGTGA